Genomic window (Anaerolineales bacterium):
GTACCCGTTGTTCACGCCGTTCGTCATAAACTGGCCGCGCGAAGGCTATTATCTCGGTTTTGAATTGATCATGGACATCGGCGGCATCATGATCGTCGTTGGTGTGATCATGGCTGTTCTACGGCGCACCTTCCGCCGTCCGTCCTATCTGCCGAATCGCTGGGACGACTGGTTCTCGTTGGGATTGCTCATGATCCTGGCCCTGCTCGGGTTCGCCACAGAGGCCGTGCGTTTGCAGAGCGTCAACCCGGATTGGCAGTCCTGGTCACCGATCGGCAGTATGCTCGCCGGGCTGCTGCGCAGATCTGGTTTTTCCCTCGACGCTGCGGTTGCGATTCACCCTTATCTGTTCTGGCTGCACGCCGCCACGGGCATGCTTTTCCTCGTCAGCCTGCCCTTCACCAAGTTGCGGCACATGATCCTGGGCCCGCTCAACATCATCACCCGCTCCCAGCGCCCCAACGGCGCCCTCGAACCGATCGCAGACATCGAGAATGCGGAAAAGCTGGGAGTCGGAGAGATCGACGAATTCCAAAGCCAGCCGCTGCTCATGATCGACGCCTGCGTGCAGTGCGGGCGCTGCGAAGACGTCTGCCCGTCGACGGCTAGCGGTATGCCCTTTTCCCCGCGTGCGCTGCTCGAAGGTCTGGATTTCAGCCTGAAAACCACCCTGACCGCGCCGGTAGACGGAAAGCCGCCTGCATTACTGGGCGAAGCGGTCTTGAAAGAGACGCCCTGGCTGTGTACGACCTGCGGCGCTTGTCTGGAAGCCTGCCCGCTGATGATCCATCCGGTCAGCACGGCGATCGAACTACGCCGTTATCTCACCCTGACCACCGGTGAGGTTCCCAAGTCCGTCGGGGACACACTCACCCAATTCGAGCGGCGCGGCAATCCCTGGGGGCTGCCCAAGGAAGACCACGCGCCCTGGGTGAAAGAACTGGGTGTGCGCGTACTCCAGCCAGGAGACGAAACCGACGTGCTGTTCTTTATCGGCTGCGCGTACGGCTACGACACCCGCGGCAGGCAAGCCGGCGCGGATTTGGTACGCTTGCTGCAGCATGCCGGGGTCGATTTTGCAGTCCTCGGCGCAGCGGAAGGCTGTTGCGGGGAAACCGCACGCCGTCTGGGCCACGAATACCTCTTTCAGGTGATGGCGCAGGAAAATATCGAAGCCTTCGAAACCGTCAAATTCCAACGGATCGTATCGGCCTGCGCACACTGTTTCA
Coding sequences:
- a CDS encoding heterodisulfide reductase-related iron-sulfur binding cluster; this translates as YPLFTPFVINWPREGYYLGFELIMDIGGIMIVVGVIMAVLRRTFRRPSYLPNRWDDWFSLGLLMILALLGFATEAVRLQSVNPDWQSWSPIGSMLAGLLRRSGFSLDAAVAIHPYLFWLHAATGMLFLVSLPFTKLRHMILGPLNIITRSQRPNGALEPIADIENAEKLGVGEIDEFQSQPLLMIDACVQCGRCEDVCPSTASGMPFSPRALLEGLDFSLKTTLTAPVDGKPPALLGEAVLKETPWLCTTCGACLEACPLMIHPVSTAIELRRYLTLTTGEVPKSVGDTLTQFERRGNPWGLPKEDHAPWVKELGVRVLQPGDETDVLFFIGCAYGYDTRGRQAGADLVRLLQHAGVDFAVLGAAEGCCGETARRLGHEYLFQVMAQENIEAFETVKFQRIVSACAHCFNTLKNEYPQFGGDYRVQHHSELLAELLEAGKLQTRPTDDGRVFSYHDSCYVGRINGLFAEPRKTLNSVDGLKQVEFERNKINGFCCGGGGGHMWMEIDPNTRISHRRLAEAVEIQTDVIVTACPYCTIMLDDAIRSKGMGEEMEVRDICEVLAANSEL